Proteins found in one Nostoc sp. NIES-3756 genomic segment:
- a CDS encoding hydantoinase B/oxoprolinase family protein → MHNPSQPDPVRLEIFKNLYQFIAEQMGIVLQNTAASVNIKERLDFSCAIFDASGLLVANAPHIPVHLGSMSESVRSLINSKGNTIKPGNVYLSNNPYNGGTHLPDVTAITPVFLNNENTLSSTPLFYVAARGHQADIGGITPGSMPPHSSTVEEEGIIFDNFLLVEQGIFQETAVRELLLNHPYPARNPDQNIADFNAQIAANERGAQELRKMVAQYGLQTVQAYMKFVQDNAKESVRRAIDVLKDGSFIYEMDSGAVIQVKVTINRENRSAIIDFTGTSDQLGSNFNAPKAVTQAAVLYVFRTLVDDNIPLNAGCLKPLEIIIPEGCMLNPTYPAAVVAGNVETSQTIVDALYGALGVIAASQGTMNNFTFGNERYQYYETICGGSGAGANFHGTDAVQTHMTNSRLTDPEVLETRYPVQVESFSLRLDSGGQGKYSGGNGVVRRIKFLEPMTANILSGHRHVPPFGLDGGKAGKVGRNWIERQDGRQKYLDSTATVEMQPGDVFVIETPGGGGFGSMGDSP, encoded by the coding sequence ATGCACAATCCATCACAACCAGATCCCGTTCGTTTAGAAATATTCAAAAACCTCTATCAATTTATTGCCGAACAAATGGGAATTGTTCTGCAAAACACGGCAGCATCAGTCAATATTAAAGAACGTTTAGATTTCTCCTGCGCTATTTTTGATGCTTCTGGATTATTAGTTGCTAATGCTCCTCATATTCCTGTGCATTTAGGTTCAATGAGTGAGAGTGTGCGTAGTTTAATTAATAGTAAAGGTAACACTATAAAACCAGGAAATGTCTATTTATCTAATAATCCTTATAACGGTGGAACACATCTTCCTGATGTCACAGCCATTACTCCTGTGTTTCTCAATAATGAAAATACTTTATCTTCCACTCCCCTATTCTATGTTGCTGCGCGTGGACATCAAGCCGATATAGGTGGTATTACTCCCGGCTCAATGCCTCCTCACAGTTCTACAGTAGAAGAAGAAGGAATTATCTTTGATAATTTTCTCTTAGTTGAACAAGGAATTTTTCAGGAAACAGCAGTCCGGGAGTTACTATTAAATCATCCCTATCCCGCTCGTAATCCTGACCAAAATATTGCAGATTTTAATGCACAAATTGCTGCTAATGAACGAGGAGCGCAAGAACTGCGGAAAATGGTTGCTCAGTATGGACTTCAAACAGTACAAGCATACATGAAATTTGTTCAAGATAATGCCAAGGAGTCAGTTAGACGAGCAATTGATGTCCTCAAAGATGGCTCATTTATTTATGAAATGGATAGTGGTGCTGTCATTCAAGTTAAAGTGACAATTAACCGAGAAAATCGCAGTGCAATCATTGATTTTACAGGCACATCAGATCAACTAGGCAGTAACTTTAATGCACCAAAAGCTGTAACTCAAGCCGCAGTTTTATACGTCTTCCGTACTCTAGTTGACGATAATATTCCCCTCAATGCCGGATGTCTTAAACCTTTAGAAATTATCATTCCTGAAGGCTGTATGCTCAATCCCACTTACCCAGCCGCAGTAGTAGCAGGTAATGTGGAGACATCGCAAACTATTGTTGATGCTTTATATGGTGCTTTGGGTGTAATTGCTGCTTCTCAAGGCACGATGAATAATTTTACTTTTGGTAATGAGCGCTATCAATATTATGAAACTATCTGTGGTGGTTCTGGTGCAGGGGCGAATTTTCATGGTACTGATGCAGTGCAAACTCACATGACCAATTCTCGTTTAACTGACCCAGAAGTTTTAGAAACTCGTTATCCTGTGCAAGTAGAAAGCTTTTCTCTACGTCTTGATAGCGGTGGTCAAGGAAAATATTCAGGTGGTAACGGTGTGGTTCGCCGCATTAAGTTTCTTGAACCAATGACAGCAAATATTCTTTCTGGTCATCGCCATGTCCCACCTTTTGGGTTAGATGGTGGGAAAGCGGGAAAAGTTGGGCGTAACTGGATAGAGAGACAAGATGGTAGACAGAAATATTTAGATAGTACCGCAACAGTCGAAATGCAACCTGGGGATGTTTTTGTGATAGAAACTCCCGGTGGTGGTGGGTTTGGTTCAATGGGTGATTCACCTTAA
- a CDS encoding ABC transporter substrate-binding protein, with protein MKKQTRFGCLGGITYRRKFLSFSTYFVVSAVAFSVSSCIRKKTKKIVGFSQTENIGPWRIAETNSIKEEASKRKETYDFLMTDAQGQTSKQFSDIEDLIARQVDAIFLAPREYEGLTPALEAARAAKIPVFLIDREAAGKPGEHFVSFLGSDFIAQGRRVGEWLAKATGEKASIVELTGTAGSSVAIDRAKGFRDAIARYPNMKIIATQTADFSRAAAQRVMENIIQSKGAEINAVYAHNDEMALGAIQALKSAGIKPGKDAIVGSIDGQKTALEAIMKGELGVSVESNPRFGPLVFATMEKYFAGGKIPPRIILKDRLFDISNARNFVDEAY; from the coding sequence ATGAAAAAACAAACCCGTTTTGGATGCTTAGGAGGCATTACTTATAGGCGTAAATTTCTGTCCTTCAGTACCTACTTTGTAGTTAGTGCTGTGGCTTTTTCTGTGTCTAGCTGTATACGCAAGAAAACGAAAAAAATTGTCGGCTTTTCGCAGACGGAAAACATCGGCCCGTGGCGCATTGCCGAAACTAACAGTATTAAAGAAGAAGCCTCCAAGCGGAAAGAAACTTATGATTTTTTAATGACCGATGCTCAGGGGCAGACATCAAAACAATTCTCTGATATTGAAGATTTAATTGCTAGACAAGTTGATGCTATATTCCTTGCACCACGGGAGTATGAAGGACTCACACCAGCCTTAGAAGCAGCGAGAGCGGCAAAAATACCAGTTTTCCTCATCGACCGTGAAGCGGCGGGAAAACCAGGGGAACATTTTGTCAGTTTTCTGGGGTCGGATTTCATCGCTCAAGGCCGCCGTGTTGGTGAATGGTTAGCTAAGGCGACAGGTGAAAAGGCTTCCATTGTTGAACTCACAGGAACAGCCGGGTCATCGGTGGCAATTGATCGGGCAAAAGGATTTCGTGATGCGATCGCCCGTTATCCTAACATGAAAATTATTGCTACCCAGACGGCAGATTTTTCCCGAGCAGCAGCTCAACGTGTGATGGAAAATATTATCCAATCCAAGGGTGCAGAGATTAACGCAGTGTATGCTCATAATGATGAAATGGCATTAGGGGCAATTCAGGCTCTCAAGTCCGCAGGTATCAAGCCCGGCAAAGATGCGATCGTCGGATCAATCGATGGTCAGAAAACCGCACTGGAAGCGATTATGAAAGGTGAGCTTGGCGTAAGTGTCGAATCAAATCCGCGTTTTGGCCCCCTTGTTTTCGCCACAATGGAAAAGTATTTTGCTGGCGGAAAAATTCCTCCAAGAATCATTCTCAAGGATAGACTTTTCGACATAAGTAACGCCAGGAATTTTGTAGATGAAGCATATTAA
- a CDS encoding four-helix bundle copper-binding protein — translation MTTENILAQMEACKEISIECQTTCIETLQYCKNQGSQYLDMTMMSMMRDCAEMCMMCVNMINDGSEFMGNTCSLCAQICDRTAMACEQMSDDATMMRCAAICRKCAEHCNAMGLNSASYFRRSSLVSEDLLLSR, via the coding sequence ATGACTACTGAAAATATCCTCGCTCAAATGGAAGCTTGTAAAGAAATCAGTATTGAGTGCCAAACTACTTGTATTGAAACTCTGCAATACTGCAAGAACCAAGGCAGTCAATACTTAGATATGACGATGATGTCCATGATGCGGGATTGTGCAGAAATGTGCATGATGTGCGTCAACATGATTAATGATGGCTCTGAGTTTATGGGTAATACCTGTAGTTTGTGCGCGCAAATTTGCGATCGCACTGCAATGGCTTGTGAACAAATGAGTGATGATGCCACAATGATGCGCTGTGCTGCAATTTGTCGTAAGTGTGCTGAACATTGCAACGCTATGGGGCTTAATTCTGCTTCCTATTTCCGCAGATCCAGTTTAGTCTCAGAAGATTTACTCCTGTCTCGCTAA
- a CDS encoding HEAT repeat domain-containing protein, with amino-acid sequence MLNFLVTNYYAFLYKTFLEYFRASEFVWQFKESQTLTIEELKADVFGKHWQDETWHEVLQLIAGMIEPIFVGEIIEYLIVQDGEEQKFVNLFLAAKCLAQVRNRQVIEPTANKLLDRLKDLTKYDLWYYYESYEENQDTELVRQIRTQAIAEIVTTWQESPSTKTFLKNVVQANDNWDVRMTAITALASNYKDDPQTKTFLQNSILDNENWDVRSAAITALASNYQDDPETKTFLQNSILDDDEDMDVRSAAITALASNYKDDPETKTILQNTILDDEESYVQYVAIQELAKNYQDDPQTKIFLQTSVLNGDYSNMRFAAIELLASNYQDDRPTKTILQGFALDDKNEYVRSVAIEALVSNYQYDPQTKTILENQTLNDKSRYVQLTTIKALVSHYKDDPQTKNILQIHALNNKYIDVSCTAIEALASNYKDDYKTKIFLQNCAQNANNLYIRPAAIKALAINYQGDSETKTFIQNCVLDTNNWEVRRAAIEALAINYKDDPQTKTILQTCAQNDDIGNVRLAAIKALASNYKDDLQTKTILQTRAQDDDNWNVQSAAIEALASNYKDDPQTKTFIQTRAQDDDRELVRNVAIQVLAKYFKYQPDLFDTYYHCAINDCVESQDNLETNPRRIAVEIIIKQYPQHSQTLPLLRDRAENDPDEEVREYAQNQLRQWQE; translated from the coding sequence ATGTTAAATTTTTTAGTTACAAATTATTATGCTTTTTTGTATAAGACTTTTTTAGAATATTTCCGTGCTTCGGAGTTTGTATGGCAGTTTAAAGAATCGCAAACGCTGACTATTGAGGAACTGAAAGCAGATGTTTTTGGTAAACATTGGCAGGATGAAACATGGCATGAAGTATTACAACTAATTGCGGGAATGATTGAGCCAATATTTGTTGGTGAAATTATTGAGTATTTAATAGTGCAGGATGGCGAAGAGCAAAAGTTTGTTAATCTGTTTTTAGCAGCTAAGTGTTTGGCACAGGTGAGAAATCGCCAGGTAATTGAGCCTACAGCTAACAAATTACTGGACAGGCTGAAAGATTTAACAAAATATGATCTCTGGTACTATTATGAATCCTACGAAGAGAATCAAGACACTGAGCTAGTTAGACAAATTCGCACTCAAGCAATTGCTGAAATTGTAACGACTTGGCAAGAATCTCCAAGTACCAAAACTTTCCTCAAAAATGTTGTCCAAGCTAATGATAATTGGGATGTGCGAATGACAGCCATTACAGCCTTAGCCAGCAATTACAAAGATGACCCCCAAACCAAAACTTTTCTGCAAAACAGTATCCTTGATAATGAAAATTGGGATGTGCGAAGTGCAGCCATTACAGCCTTAGCCAGCAATTACCAAGATGACCCCGAAACCAAAACTTTTCTGCAAAACAGTATCCTTGATGATGATGAGGATATGGATGTACGAAGTGCAGCCATTACAGCCTTAGCCAGCAATTACAAAGATGACCCGGAAACTAAAACTATCCTGCAAAACACTATCCTTGATGATGAGGAGAGTTATGTGCAATATGTAGCTATTCAAGAATTAGCTAAAAATTATCAAGATGACCCCCAGACTAAAATTTTTCTGCAAACTTCTGTCTTAAATGGTGACTATTCAAATATGCGATTTGCAGCTATTGAATTATTAGCTAGTAATTACCAAGATGACCGTCCAACCAAAACCATCTTGCAAGGCTTTGCATTGGATGATAAAAATGAATATGTACGAAGCGTAGCCATAGAAGCATTAGTCAGTAATTACCAATATGACCCTCAAACTAAAACTATCCTTGAAAATCAAACCCTAAATGATAAAAGTAGGTATGTCCAACTTACAACCATTAAAGCATTAGTCAGTCACTACAAAGATGACCCTCAAACCAAAAATATCCTGCAAATTCACGCCTTAAATAATAAATATATAGATGTAAGTTGCACAGCCATTGAAGCATTAGCCAGTAATTATAAAGATGATTATAAAACTAAAATATTCCTGCAAAATTGCGCCCAAAATGCTAATAATTTGTATATACGCCCAGCAGCTATTAAAGCATTAGCTATTAATTACCAAGGTGACTCCGAGACCAAAACTTTCATCCAAAATTGCGTTTTGGATACTAACAATTGGGAGGTGCGACGTGCAGCAATAGAAGCATTAGCTATTAATTACAAAGATGACCCTCAAACTAAAACTATTCTGCAAACTTGCGCCCAAAATGATGACATTGGGAATGTGCGGCTTGCAGCTATTAAAGCATTAGCTAGCAATTACAAAGATGACCTGCAAACCAAAACTATCCTGCAAACTCGCGCCCAAGATGATGACAATTGGAATGTGCAAAGTGCCGCAATAGAAGCGTTAGCCAGCAATTACAAAGATGACCCTCAAACTAAAACTTTCATCCAAACCCGCGCCCAGGATGATGACAGAGAGTTAGTGAGAAATGTAGCTATCCAAGTATTAGCAAAGTACTTCAAATATCAACCCGATTTGTTTGACACATACTACCACTGTGCTATCAATGACTGCGTTGAATCTCAGGATAATTTAGAAACGAACCCTCGGCGCATTGCAGTGGAAATAATTATTAAACAGTATCCTCAGCATTCTCAGACTTTACCACTGTTGCGCGATCGCGCCGAGAATGATCCAGATGAAGAAGTGCGGGAATATGCTCAAAATCAGTTGCGGCAATGGCAAGAGTGA
- a CDS encoding sugar ABC transporter ATP-binding protein, producing MNQGNRTVLCMKGIKKSFSGVPALWGVDFELKVGEIHALVGENGAGKSTLIKIMMGAYRRDSGVIEYEQKKVAFQNPTEAQVAGIVAVYQEIQLVGMRTVAENIFLGREPQRFGFINKRAMNAGAADILARLGLHIDPRSPVDSLNIAHRQMVAIARAVSFDARVLILDEPTSSLTETEVSVLFDVMRRLKSQGTSIVYISHRFEELYAVCDRVTVLRDGRNIITRSLSTFNRLELVCQMLGRQPEEVSQGVTAFTQQPQNSTNQPVLLQAEALKYQNHLNGVSIELRHGEIVGLAGLLGSGRSETARALFGAEPLEGGSIKLEGKLLSLGDPHDAIAVGIAFLSEDRKADGIIPELSVRENLTLAALPQLTQWGIVSKKRQIELVNRFMQRLNIKAASAEQKIHELSGGNQQKVLLARWLCKNTKLLLLDEPTRGIDVGAKREIQSLITELATQGLGVLMISSELEELVEGSQRVVVLRDGRSIAELTGEQKNIKAILHAMAVG from the coding sequence ATGAATCAGGGGAATCGGACTGTTCTGTGCATGAAGGGTATAAAAAAGAGCTTTTCGGGTGTACCTGCTTTGTGGGGGGTGGATTTTGAACTGAAAGTAGGCGAAATTCATGCACTGGTGGGAGAGAACGGCGCTGGCAAATCGACGCTGATTAAGATTATGATGGGGGCTTATCGGCGCGATTCTGGTGTGATTGAGTACGAGCAGAAAAAGGTTGCTTTTCAGAATCCGACAGAAGCTCAGGTGGCGGGTATCGTAGCTGTTTACCAAGAGATTCAGCTAGTGGGGATGCGAACCGTTGCCGAGAATATTTTTCTGGGTAGGGAACCGCAGCGCTTCGGCTTTATTAATAAAAGGGCGATGAATGCTGGGGCGGCAGATATTTTAGCGCGGCTGGGGCTGCATATTGATCCACGATCGCCTGTTGATTCGCTCAATATTGCCCACCGACAGATGGTAGCGATCGCCCGTGCTGTATCCTTTGATGCGCGTGTACTCATCCTTGATGAACCCACCAGTTCACTGACGGAAACTGAAGTGTCGGTGCTGTTTGATGTTATGCGGCGGTTGAAGTCGCAAGGAACCTCTATCGTTTATATCAGCCATCGTTTTGAAGAACTTTACGCAGTGTGCGATCGCGTGACAGTACTGCGTGATGGGCGTAATATTATTACGCGATCGCTGTCCACCTTTAATCGTCTAGAACTCGTTTGTCAAATGCTAGGCCGCCAACCCGAAGAAGTGAGCCAAGGGGTAACAGCATTCACCCAACAACCGCAGAACTCAACCAATCAGCCAGTACTACTCCAGGCGGAAGCTCTTAAATATCAGAACCACCTCAACGGCGTTTCGATTGAACTGCGGCATGGGGAAATTGTGGGACTGGCGGGTTTGCTTGGTTCTGGACGTAGTGAAACGGCGCGTGCGTTGTTCGGTGCTGAACCACTTGAGGGTGGAAGCATCAAACTTGAAGGTAAGCTTTTGTCCTTGGGTGATCCTCATGATGCGATCGCGGTTGGTATAGCTTTTCTTTCTGAGGATCGCAAAGCCGACGGTATCATCCCTGAGCTTTCGGTACGGGAAAACCTCACCCTCGCCGCCCTACCGCAACTAACGCAATGGGGTATCGTTTCCAAAAAACGCCAGATTGAGCTTGTCAACCGTTTTATGCAGCGTCTTAATATTAAGGCAGCCAGCGCCGAGCAGAAAATACATGAACTATCGGGTGGTAATCAGCAGAAGGTGCTTCTGGCTCGGTGGCTGTGCAAAAATACAAAACTTCTTCTCCTCGATGAACCAACTCGTGGTATCGACGTAGGTGCAAAGCGCGAGATTCAGAGCCTAATTACCGAACTGGCAACCCAAGGGCTAGGAGTTTTGATGATTTCTTCGGAACTAGAAGAATTAGTGGAAGGTTCACAACGTGTTGTTGTTTTGCGTGATGGGCGCTCAATTGCAGAGTTAACTGGTGAGCAGAAGAACATCAAAGCAATTCTGCACGCAATGGCCGTTGGTTGA
- a CDS encoding ABC transporter substrate-binding protein, with protein sequence MCENCRQVRENLAINIEVFFQKLDVIPADVKKLTQLDKKIICNSLLGLSRQQIAEIVSLPNIKVADRLSRYIYPKIAYLMGVDQEEIAGNWVMIINFLINTHNGYKLNPPPQLNSDNFQGSFGRQIFLYPANQKIVQCQMKGANFYQQGLYYQALQCFLEAWNLEIKNYGVGNPEVLIYINNCLIEHTKSDLQKNNIKIYTLAVVAPFYHNQGSVAAEILRGIAQIQLQVNIPIFDKISLSKEINLEDIKPQILSTLTYSQIVLQILIVNDPNNLYNPYNQTAEKLAELAPQLNVDAIIGHYSSEMTKNALHFYTQKGLVLVNASSTSNELSQLFIDESLCFFRLTTPDAVNAEKMANYLVARFSGQSLNKVAIIYNQNSSYSVSYRKSIRQDLEQYKDNFVFLKECNYLSENYIKVQEYIEYLKENNVDIIIIIPDGGIEPNSFENAGLISRLNINNCLIAGSATFYHDNVLNWIHEQTPSNNINEINRQIIACIPWHWQSRKNGYESSNSLADNFCKLGNQLWGIENLTWRSATAFDSVLIILKVIEEYRSQSSKDLLIHMDQYFKKKKKQVKGVTGIIQFDKNGDRFHPPAEIVGVKWNATQQKWRWEIC encoded by the coding sequence ATGTGTGAAAACTGTCGCCAAGTTAGAGAAAATCTAGCTATTAATATTGAGGTTTTTTTCCAAAAATTAGATGTTATTCCTGCTGATGTAAAAAAGCTGACTCAACTAGATAAAAAAATTATTTGTAATTCTTTATTAGGATTGTCTCGACAACAAATTGCTGAAATAGTTAGCCTACCTAACATTAAAGTTGCCGATAGATTAAGTAGATACATTTATCCAAAAATAGCATATTTAATGGGTGTAGATCAAGAAGAGATAGCAGGCAATTGGGTGATGATTATTAATTTCTTAATCAATACTCATAACGGCTATAAACTAAATCCTCCACCCCAACTAAATAGTGATAACTTTCAGGGCAGTTTTGGCAGGCAAATTTTTCTTTATCCTGCTAACCAGAAAATTGTGCAATGTCAGATGAAAGGAGCAAACTTTTATCAGCAAGGGCTTTATTATCAGGCATTGCAATGTTTTCTAGAAGCTTGGAATCTAGAAATCAAAAATTATGGAGTTGGGAACCCAGAAGTATTAATTTATATTAATAACTGCTTAATTGAGCATACAAAGTCTGATTTACAAAAAAACAATATTAAAATTTATACTTTAGCTGTAGTTGCCCCATTTTATCATAATCAAGGCTCTGTTGCTGCGGAAATATTGAGAGGAATTGCACAAATACAATTACAAGTTAATATTCCCATTTTTGACAAAATTTCTTTAAGTAAAGAGATAAATTTAGAAGATATTAAACCTCAAATATTATCAACTTTGACATATAGCCAAATAGTCTTGCAAATTCTTATTGTTAATGACCCCAATAATTTATATAACCCATATAACCAAACAGCAGAAAAGCTAGCTGAGTTAGCACCGCAACTAAATGTAGATGCTATTATCGGTCATTATTCCAGCGAAATGACTAAAAATGCCTTACATTTTTATACACAAAAAGGGTTGGTGTTAGTGAATGCTAGTAGTACCTCAAATGAACTTTCTCAATTATTTATAGATGAGAGTCTATGTTTTTTTAGATTAACTACACCTGATGCTGTCAATGCTGAAAAGATGGCTAATTATTTGGTAGCAAGATTTTCTGGTCAATCCTTAAATAAAGTAGCTATCATCTACAATCAAAATAGCAGTTATAGTGTTTCCTATAGAAAGAGTATTAGACAAGATCTGGAACAATACAAAGACAATTTTGTATTTTTAAAAGAATGTAATTATCTTAGCGAAAATTATATTAAAGTTCAAGAGTATATAGAATACCTGAAAGAAAATAACGTTGATATTATTATCATCATCCCCGATGGGGGCATTGAACCCAACTCTTTTGAAAATGCTGGGCTAATTAGTCGTTTAAATATCAACAACTGTTTAATAGCTGGCTCGGCAACTTTTTATCATGACAATGTTTTAAATTGGATTCACGAACAAACACCAAGCAATAATATAAATGAAATTAATCGACAAATTATAGCTTGTATTCCTTGGCATTGGCAGAGTCGAAAAAACGGTTATGAGAGTTCTAATTCTCTAGCTGATAATTTTTGTAAATTAGGCAATCAGTTGTGGGGAATAGAAAATTTAACATGGCGTAGTGCTACAGCTTTTGATTCAGTATTAATTATCTTAAAAGTTATAGAAGAATACCGCAGTCAATCTAGCAAAGATTTACTTATACATATGGATCAATATTTCAAAAAAAAGAAAAAACAGGTAAAGGGAGTTACAGGAATTATTCAATTTGATAAAAATGGCGATCGCTTCCATCCTCCTGCTGAGATAGTCGGCGTAAAATGGAATGCAACTCAACAAAAATGGCGATGGGAAATTTGTTGA
- a CDS encoding hydantoinase/oxoprolinase family protein → MLKVFADRGGTFTDIVAVTDNQSIIDRLSKYQERFLVVPLTNKEWVVVYKLLSENPEQYQDAVIQGIRDILGLANNEPIPNTAIEVVKMGTTVATNALLERQGDRVVLVITKGFKDALKIGYQNRPDIFACHIILPTMLYEQVIEVEERYDAHGNELIPVNIAQVKQDLQAVYQTGVRSCAIVFMHSDRYPQHEQQVAAIAQQIGFTQISVSHQVSPLMKLVSRGDTTVVDAYLTPILRRYVNQVTSQLPNVRLMFMKSDGGLTDAAKFQGKDSILSGPAGGIVGAVQTSKRAGFYLVITFDMGGTSTDVAHFKGEYERQLDSEIAGARMRVPVLSINTIAAGGGSILRFDKSSYRVGPKSSGSNPGPACYRRGGPLTVTDANVMLGKIHPQYFPSVFGSNGNLPLDKNIVLEKFHQLAQEIATVTGNYRTPEQVAAGFIDIAVENMANAIKKISLQRGYDVTKYVLTCFGGAGAQVACLIANTLGMEQIFLHPYAGVLSAYGMGLADVRATRVGGVEQPLNQDLIPQLVKSIEELKAQARKELSQSDSSVEAEVIQKVNLKYEGTNSTLSVDFDTNFMVMQTAFTNEHKSRYGFIHPEKALIVESILVEVIQQMDTLEEPLITRSRPIELPPQPVEIVKMFTADKWHDTPVYRREDLQPGDEINGAAIIVEKVSTIVVEPNWQARLNERNHLILTVKSILQKF, encoded by the coding sequence ATGTTAAAAGTATTTGCTGACCGTGGTGGAACATTCACAGATATTGTTGCGGTAACTGACAACCAATCTATTATAGACAGACTATCAAAATATCAAGAACGTTTTTTAGTTGTTCCTTTAACTAACAAAGAATGGGTAGTCGTCTATAAATTACTGTCAGAAAATCCAGAACAATATCAAGATGCTGTTATTCAAGGTATTAGGGATATTCTTGGTCTAGCAAATAATGAGCCTATACCCAACACAGCAATAGAAGTAGTCAAAATGGGAACAACAGTGGCTACTAATGCACTATTAGAAAGGCAAGGAGATAGAGTAGTTTTAGTTATTACAAAAGGCTTTAAGGATGCGTTAAAAATTGGCTATCAAAACCGTCCAGATATCTTTGCATGCCACATCATTTTACCAACGATGTTATATGAACAGGTAATTGAAGTAGAAGAACGCTATGATGCTCATGGTAATGAATTAATACCTGTAAATATTGCCCAAGTAAAACAAGATTTACAAGCAGTTTATCAGACAGGAGTACGTAGTTGTGCAATTGTATTTATGCACAGCGATCGCTATCCTCAACATGAGCAACAAGTAGCTGCGATCGCTCAACAAATTGGCTTTACTCAAATTTCTGTATCTCATCAAGTTAGTCCATTAATGAAATTAGTTAGCCGTGGTGATACAACTGTTGTAGATGCTTATTTAACCCCAATTTTACGCCGCTATGTCAACCAAGTAACCAGCCAGTTACCTAACGTTAGATTAATGTTTATGAAATCTGACGGAGGCTTAACTGACGCGGCAAAATTCCAGGGAAAAGATAGTATTTTAAGTGGCCCGGCTGGCGGTATTGTTGGTGCAGTACAAACTAGTAAAAGAGCAGGCTTTTATTTAGTAATCACCTTTGATATGGGAGGAACCAGTACAGACGTTGCTCATTTTAAAGGAGAATACGAACGTCAATTAGACTCAGAAATTGCTGGAGCGCGGATGCGAGTTCCCGTATTATCAATTAATACCATTGCGGCTGGCGGCGGTTCAATTTTGAGGTTCGATAAATCTAGCTATCGTGTCGGGCCGAAATCGTCTGGTTCAAATCCTGGCCCTGCTTGTTATCGCCGAGGTGGCCCTTTAACGGTAACAGATGCTAATGTGATGTTAGGTAAAATTCATCCCCAATATTTTCCTAGTGTCTTTGGTAGTAATGGTAATTTACCGTTAGATAAAAATATTGTCTTAGAAAAGTTTCATCAATTAGCACAGGAAATTGCCACTGTCACCGGAAATTATAGAACACCTGAACAAGTAGCAGCAGGATTTATTGATATTGCTGTAGAGAATATGGCAAATGCAATTAAAAAAATTAGCCTACAACGTGGTTATGATGTCACTAAGTATGTTCTTACTTGTTTTGGTGGTGCTGGCGCACAAGTTGCTTGTTTAATTGCCAATACTTTAGGCATGGAACAAATATTTCTACATCCTTATGCTGGAGTGCTTTCTGCTTATGGAATGGGATTAGCTGATGTGAGAGCCACTAGAGTAGGGGGTGTAGAACAGCCTTTAAATCAAGATTTAATTCCTCAATTAGTAAAATCAATTGAGGAATTAAAAGCCCAAGCCAGAAAAGAACTTAGTCAAAGTGATAGTAGCGTAGAAGCAGAAGTAATTCAAAAAGTGAATTTAAAGTATGAAGGTACTAACTCAACCTTAAGCGTTGATTTTGATACAAACTTTATGGTTATGCAAACAGCCTTTACAAATGAACATAAATCTCGTTATGGATTCATTCACCCAGAGAAAGCTTTAATTGTAGAATCTATTCTTGTAGAAGTAATTCAGCAAATGGATACTTTAGAAGAACCTTTAATTACCCGCAGTCGCCCTATAGAATTACCTCCCCAGCCTGTAGAAATAGTCAAGATGTTTACTGCGGATAAATGGCATGATACACCAGTTTATCGCCGGGAAGATTTACAGCCGGGAGATGAGATTAACGGTGCAGCTATCATTGTCGAAAAAGTTAGCACGATTGTAGTTGAACCAAACTGGCAAGCAAGATTAAATGAACGTAATCATTTAATTTTAACTGTTAAATCAATTCTCCAAAAATTTTGA